In Heliangelus exortis chromosome Z, bHelExo1.hap1, whole genome shotgun sequence, a genomic segment contains:
- the PRXL2C gene encoding peroxiredoxin-like 2C — MEGPPSPPVRQQVGRTRGGEQRPEQEPGELREAARCLVLDADGRSVPFKALYGEQKAIVVFVRNFLCYTCKEYVEDLAKVPRAFLQEANVRLIVIGQSSYHHIKPFCNLTGYMHEMYVDPQREIYKILGMKRGEGNYISVRSPHVKSNMLLGSIRSIWRAMTGPAFDFQGDPAQQGGALILGPGNKVHFLHLDKNRLDHVPINRVLQLAGVKTVNFTNSPEIIDI; from the exons ATGGAGGGGCCGCCGTCTCCCCCCGTCAGGCAGCAGGTGGGGAGAACGCGGGGCGGCGAGCAGAGGCCGGAGCAGGAGCCGGGGGAGCTGCGTGAGGCCGCCCGCTGCTTGGTGCTGGACGCGGACGGGAGGAGCGTCCCCTTCAAGGCCCTGTATGGGGAGCAAAAAGCCATCGTGGTGTTCGTGCGG AATTTTTTATGTTACACTTGTAAGGAGTATGTAGAAGACCTGGCAAAAGTCCCCAGGGCATTTTTACAA GAAGCAAATGTGAGGCTTATAGTTATTGGACAGTCATCTTATCATCATATCAAG CCCTTCTGCAATTTAACTGGTTATATGCATGAAATGTATGTTGATCCACAAAGGGAAATTTATAAAATACTTGGCATGAAACGAGGTGAAGGTAATTACATATCAG tgagaAGCCCTCATGTGAAATCAAACATGCTACTTGGAAGCATCAGGAGTATATGGAGAGCAATGACTGGCCCAGCTTTTGATTTTCAAGGAGACCCCGCTCAGCAGGGAGGAGCTTTGATTTTAGGTCCAG GCAATAAAGTTCATTTTCTGCACCTTGATAAAAACAGACTGGATCATGTTCCAATTAACAGAGTTTTGCAGCTTGCAGGAGTTAAAACAGTGAATTTCACAAACAGCCCTGAGATTATTGACATATGA